The region GAGCGTGCAGGGCCACCCGTGGACGATTCACCGAGATGGAATCGGCCACGGTGGTGGCGTTCTCCACTTCAGCCACCCCCCCGTGGAATGCGTTGTGAATCGCCCTCGAGCCTTCGGCCTGCACAACGATCATGCGCGGCAGGCGATCGATGAAGCCCATGTCGCGCAGATCGGTGAAGCCCTTGTGGATGCCGCTGACGATGCAGCCATCGCCCGTGGGCACGAAGACCATGTCGGGAACGTTGTACCCGAGCTGCTCGGCCAGCTCGAAGGCGGCCGTCTTCTTGCCCTCGATGGTGTAGGGGTTGTAGCCCGTGTTGCGATTGTACCAGCCGAACAGGCGCGTGGCGGTGCGGCTGAGCTCGAAGGCGTCGTCGTAGGTGCCGTCGACCGCCACCACGTGGGCGCCATAGATGAGCAGCTGCGTCAGCTTGGCGGGGGGCGCCGTGCGCGGAACGAAGATGACCGTGGCCACGCCCTCGGCCGCGCACTGCCCCGCCAGTGACGAGGCCGCGTTGCCCGTGGAGGCCACCGTGATCAGACCGATGCCCTGCTCGCGCGCGCGTGCGATGACCACAGCGCTGGCCCGATCCTTGTAGCTGGCCGTCGGGTTGCGACCGTCGTCCTTGACCGTGACCTCGGCGACACCAGCCAGCCGCGAAAGCGATGGCGCGCAGTAGAGCGGCGTGCCCCCGATGTCGAGGCGCGGCATGGAAGGCAGGCCGTCGGCCATCACGCCCGTCACGGGCAGCAGGGGAAGCCAGCGTCGAACGCTGCGGTCAGGATTCGCGGCGATGCGCTCGCGCGTCACCGATCTGCGAGCAGCCGCGGCGTCGAGAACGATGTCGAGCAGACCGTCGTCTTCGCCGCACGTCGGACAGGTATAGGCATGAGCGTCCGGCGGGTACTCACGCTGACAGCAGACACAGCGCATTCCGGATACGAAGGGCATGGAACGTTCTTCGCGGCCCGGCAAGGCGAACCTGCCCATGGGACGCCCCCTCCACAGGCCGGCGGCGACCGATCAGGTCCCGGCGATGAGCGCCTTCAAGCGTGCTTCGAGCTGGTCGAGCGGCACCGTCTCCTGGCGCTTCTCTGCCAGCACCTTGAGCCCCACCACGCCCTGCGCCACCTCGTTCTCGCCCACGATGAGCGCCAGCGGGATGCCACGCCGGTCGGCGAACTGCAGCTGCTTGCCGAGACTGTCGGCCTGGTAGTAGAGCTCAGCGTTGATGCCCGCGCTTCGCAAGCGGCTTGCGAGCTCAAGGCAGCGGGGGGTGAGAGCGGCATCGAAGATGGTGACGAGGACCTCGGCCGTGGCGGTCTGCGGCTTCATCACGCCAAGCTCCTCCATCCCCGAGAAGAGGCGATCGAGCCCCACGCTGATGCCCACCGCGGGGATGTCCTGCTTCGCGAAGAAGCCGATGAGGCCGTCGTAGCGCCCGCCGCTCATGACCGAGCCCAGCGACGGAAGATCCTCGAGGAACGTCTCGAACACCGCCCCCGTGTAGTAGTCGAGGCCACGCGCGATGGTGAGATCGAGGCCGAGGCGTGACATGTCGAGACCGGCGCTGCGCGCATGCGAGAAGATCTGGCGCAGATCGGCGATGCCCTCACGGGCCAGGGGCACCTCTGCGAAGAGCGTGTCGAGTCGGGCGAGCACGTCCTCGATCTCGCCGCTGATGTCGAGGAACCCGAAGACGGTGGCGATCTGCCGGGCGTCGAGCCCGACCTCTTCGGCGAGCAGCGACTCGACGCGCTCACGCCCCTGCGATGGCAACTTGTCGACCGTGCGGAAGACGTCGAGGACCTGGCGCTGCGTGAGGCCATCGCCCAGGAGCGTCGAGAGGCCTTCGAGCAGCTTGCGATGGCTCACGTGGATGCGGAAGCGCTCGACCCCGAGCGCCTTCATCACGTTGTGCCCCACCCAGATGCACTCGAAGTCTGCCAGCAGGCTCTTCGTGCCCACAATGTCGACGTCGCACTGCACGAACTCGCGGTAGCGCCCCTTGCCCGTGTTCTCGCCGCGCCACACCGGGGCCATCTGGTAGCGCTTGAACGGCTTCTGCAGATCGGGATACTGCGCCACGACGCGGGCCAGGGGAACCGTGAGGTCGTAGCGCATGCAGACCTCTCTCCCCCCGTTGTCGGCAAACTTGTAGAGCAGCTTCTCGGCATCGTCGCCATACTTGCCCAGAAGGATCTCGGCATACTCGAGGGTGGGCGTGTCGAGCGGCACGAAGCCGAACGACTCGAACACGCCGCGAATGGTCTGCATGGCGCGCGAGCGCAGAATCATCTGGTCGGGCAGGTAATCGCGAAAGCCCTTGAGCAGGCGAGGCTTGATGCTGGTCATGACGCTCCCGTGTCGTTCGATTGTCGCGCCGCCCTATTTCCCGCTGCGCACGGCGAATCCCCCTTCGGTCTCCGCGAGGCGGTGGCGCGAGAGGAACCCGATGAACGAACGTGAATCACTCCGGACCGAACCTGAGGGGGCCTGCATTGACCCAGTCCGCGCTCACACCCGAACTGCTCGACGCCGTGAACCGCGCCGTCGATGCGCGCCTCGCCGCGATGATGCCAAGGGTGGGCATCGGCTACGACATCCATCGCTTCATCGAGGGGCGGCCGTGCATCCTCGCTGGCGTCGACGTGCCCAGCGACGTGGGCGGGCTCGAGGGCCATTCTGACGCCGATGCCGCGACCCACGCCGTCATCGACGCCCTGCTTGGAGCCGCCGCCCTGGGCGACATCGGGCACTTCTTCCCCGATACCGACCCCCAGTGGAAGGGGGCCGACAGCCTTCATCTGCTGGGTGCGTGCGTCGATCGCCTGGGACGCGACGGATGGCGCACGGTGAACGTCGACGTCACCATCATCGCCGAGCGCCCGAAGATCGCGCCGCACATCGCCGCCATGCGCGAGACGCTGGCGCGGGTGCTGCAGATTCCAGGCGACCGGGTGAGCATCAAGGCCACCACGAACGAGAAGCTGGGCGCGCTGGGCCGGCGCGAAGGGCTTGCGGCGGTCGCCTGCGCCGCCATCATCCGCCAGGGAGGACACGCATGAGCACGCTGCTGGTCAAGAACCTCGCCTGCATTGCCACGATCGACGACAGCTTCACCGTTCTCGATGGCGGCGGCATCTACGTCGAGGGGAACCGCATCGTGGCGCTCGGGCGCAACGTACCGACGACGGCTGACACCGTCATCGACGGCCGCGGCATGATCGCCCTGCCGGGCATGATCAACACCCATCACCATCTGTACCAGACCCTCACCCGCAACGTCCCCGTCGTGCAAGACGCGGGCCTCTTCGACTGGCTGGTGAACCTCTACGAGATCTGGGCTGAGCTCACGCCCGAAGCGGTGCACGTGAGCACCCAGCTGGGCCTGGGGGAGCTGCTGCTCACCGGGTGCACCACCTCCACCGACATGTTCTACGTGTTCCCCAAGGGCACGCCCCCGGATCTGTTCGATCAGCAGGTGTTCGCGGCGCAGGCCCTGGGCGCGCGGTTCATGCCGTGCCGCGGCAGCATGTCGCGCGGTCGCTCTGAGGGCGGCCTGCCGCCGGACACCATTGTTCAAGACGAGCAGACCATCGTGCGCGACTGCGAGCGCGTTGTGAGCGCCTACCACGAACGCGACGATCTTGGCATGATCAAGATCGCGCTGGCGCCGTGCTCGCCTTTCTCGGTGACGCAAGATCTGCTCATCGAGACCGCGCGCATGGCCGAGCGCCTCGACGTGCAGATGCACACCCATCTGGCCGAGACCGCCGACGAGGACGTCTACTGCCAGAAGGTGTACGGTCGCCGACCCTACGCGTTCATGGGCGACATGGAATGGAACGTGTCGCGGGCCTGGTACGCCCACTGCGTGAAGTTCGACCCCGAGGAGGTCGCGAAGGCCGCCGCCTGCGGCGTGGGCGTGGCCCACTGTCCGACCTCGAACTTCCGCCTCGGCTCCGGCATCGCCCCCATCAAGCAGATGGTGCAGGCCGGGGTTAAAGTGGGGTTGGGGGTTGACGGCAGCGCCTCGAACGACTCGTCCGACATGCTGGGCGAGGTGCGCTCGTGCATGTGGGCGCAACGCGCCCTGCACGGCCCCGACGCCATGACCTCGCGGCAGGCGCTGCGCCTGGCCACACGGGGAGGGGCCGCCGTGCTGGGCTACCCGACGCTCGGCAGCCTGCAGGTGGGATGGGGCGCTGACTTCGCGCTCATCGACCTGCAGCGCTTCGGCTACGCGGGTGCCCTGCACGACCCCGTGGCGGCGGTGGCCTTCTCCGGCTACGACCACACCGTCGACTACACCATCGTGAACGGTCGCGTGGTCGTCGCAGAGCGCCGCCTCGTGAACGTCGATCAAGCCGCGCTCGCGCGGCGCGCCAACGAGATCGCCACCGAGATGGTGGCAAAGGCGAGCAGGCGCACGGGCATCGACTTCCTCACCCCGCGCGACAAGACATCGAGCGCCGTGAGCGCAAGCGGGGTGCTGGCCGACGCCGGCGTGCCCGGTGGGCTCGAGGGGGCCTGAGCCGTGAGCCGCGACGCCGTCTCACAGGCTTCCCAGATCGTCAAGAGCATGGCCGCGAAGTCAAAACCGCTGCAGAAGGCCGCGCTGCTTCTGAACGCCCTCGAGCCTGGGCTCACCCTCGAGGTGGCGCGCGAGCTGGGAGAGCGCGAGGTCAAGAACGTGCTTGCCGAGCTCGACCGACTGCCAAAGAGCTCGGTCGAATCGGTGGCCATCATCAACGAGTTCTTCTGCATCCATCGGCTGTGGACCACGGTGGGCGGGCCGCTCACCGACGCAGACCAGATTCTCGAGGCGCTCGAGCGATGGGCGCGCCGCAATCCGAGGCGGCT is a window of Pseudomonadota bacterium DNA encoding:
- a CDS encoding 2-C-methyl-D-erythritol 2,4-cyclodiphosphate synthase, whose product is MMPRVGIGYDIHRFIEGRPCILAGVDVPSDVGGLEGHSDADAATHAVIDALLGAAALGDIGHFFPDTDPQWKGADSLHLLGACVDRLGRDGWRTVNVDVTIIAERPKIAPHIAAMRETLARVLQIPGDRVSIKATTNEKLGALGRREGLAAVACAAIIRQGGHA
- the thrC gene encoding threonine synthase gives rise to the protein MPFVSGMRCVCCQREYPPDAHAYTCPTCGEDDGLLDIVLDAAAARRSVTRERIAANPDRSVRRWLPLLPVTGVMADGLPSMPRLDIGGTPLYCAPSLSRLAGVAEVTVKDDGRNPTASYKDRASAVVIARAREQGIGLITVASTGNAASSLAGQCAAEGVATVIFVPRTAPPAKLTQLLIYGAHVVAVDGTYDDAFELSRTATRLFGWYNRNTGYNPYTIEGKKTAAFELAEQLGYNVPDMVFVPTGDGCIVSGIHKGFTDLRDMGFIDRLPRMIVVQAEGSRAIHNAFHGGVAEVENATTVADSISVNRPRVALHALRALRESGGDTVLVSDDEILAAMPVMARETGVFAEPAAAAALAGLLAMGRDGRLRGDERVSLMITGNGLKDVGAAMRAAGREPVPMAPGDEGALRAFGEALEARAGEGS
- the hisS gene encoding histidine--tRNA ligase, yielding MTSIKPRLLKGFRDYLPDQMILRSRAMQTIRGVFESFGFVPLDTPTLEYAEILLGKYGDDAEKLLYKFADNGGREVCMRYDLTVPLARVVAQYPDLQKPFKRYQMAPVWRGENTGKGRYREFVQCDVDIVGTKSLLADFECIWVGHNVMKALGVERFRIHVSHRKLLEGLSTLLGDGLTQRQVLDVFRTVDKLPSQGRERVESLLAEEVGLDARQIATVFGFLDISGEIEDVLARLDTLFAEVPLAREGIADLRQIFSHARSAGLDMSRLGLDLTIARGLDYYTGAVFETFLEDLPSLGSVMSGGRYDGLIGFFAKQDIPAVGISVGLDRLFSGMEELGVMKPQTATAEVLVTIFDAALTPRCLELASRLRSAGINAELYYQADSLGKQLQFADRRGIPLALIVGENEVAQGVVGLKVLAEKRQETVPLDQLEARLKALIAGT
- a CDS encoding 8-oxoguanine deaminase; this translates as MSTLLVKNLACIATIDDSFTVLDGGGIYVEGNRIVALGRNVPTTADTVIDGRGMIALPGMINTHHHLYQTLTRNVPVVQDAGLFDWLVNLYEIWAELTPEAVHVSTQLGLGELLLTGCTTSTDMFYVFPKGTPPDLFDQQVFAAQALGARFMPCRGSMSRGRSEGGLPPDTIVQDEQTIVRDCERVVSAYHERDDLGMIKIALAPCSPFSVTQDLLIETARMAERLDVQMHTHLAETADEDVYCQKVYGRRPYAFMGDMEWNVSRAWYAHCVKFDPEEVAKAAACGVGVAHCPTSNFRLGSGIAPIKQMVQAGVKVGLGVDGSASNDSSDMLGEVRSCMWAQRALHGPDAMTSRQALRLATRGGAAVLGYPTLGSLQVGWGADFALIDLQRFGYAGALHDPVAAVAFSGYDHTVDYTIVNGRVVVAERRLVNVDQAALARRANEIATEMVAKASRRTGIDFLTPRDKTSSAVSASGVLADAGVPGGLEGA